Below is a genomic region from Octopus bimaculoides isolate UCB-OBI-ISO-001 chromosome 29, ASM119413v2, whole genome shotgun sequence.
ttcttgttaatttatgttccaaataccagcttattAATGAGTCATTTTACTAAActcattttcagaattaattgaaacaaaggctatgaatttcaacagaaatatggtatcaaaagggttcaagtgatctaaataaaaacCCACCGTCAAAATTCCAGGTtagtttatattccaaacattaggttaataataacaaagttattttactaaatttttcatcattttcaaaattaattgagacaAAAGCAGaggatttcaacagaaatctgGTTCATTTTATTCTAATCCTGGtacttgttttgtttcatttgccaaaaaagcttagttatggggacataaacacaccatcaacagttgtcaagcaagcaatgacaagcttcttttagtttccatctgccaaattcatatacaaagctttggtcggcttgaaactataatagaagaaacttgcccaagatgccatatagtccaagatacaccatgcctgaataaaagatgggatggttacagCCGGAGCATCTCTGATTGTAGGTCTggtggatcaggactgacctgggactGAAAAAACAACTACNNNNNNNNNNNNNNNNNNNNNNNNNNNNNNNNNNNNNNNNNNNNNNNNNNNNNNNNNNNNNNNNNNNNNNNNNNNNNNNNNNNNNNNcatgcctgaataaaagatgggatggttacagCCGGAGCATCTCTGATTGTAGGTCTggtggatcaggactgacctgggactGAAAAAACAACTACAGCCATTAATACGACTATACTgtacattagatattgtagtcctagatagacgatgcctgaataaaagatgggatggtcacagctggaagatGTTTGATCAAAGGTCTACTGGATCCTGGACTGAGCTAGGATTACATAACATTGACAGCCACTaatactggatcaggactgacctggggctaaataacatctATCATCACTAATATTAACTAGTGCttgaaacattaaataatgtactcctagatacacaatgcctgAATAAAAAAGGATGATCATAGTTGAAACCTCTTTGATCGTGTCTGCAAGATCAAGACTAACACATCAGAtagtgtagtccaagatacactttactttcttttacttgtttctaccaaatccactagtggaggcgcaatggcccggtggttagggcagtggactcgcggttataggatcgcggtttcgattcccagaccgggcgttgtgagtgtttattgagtgaaaacacctaaaagctccacgaggctctggcaggggatggtggcgaacccctactgtactcttccaccacaactttctctcactcttacttcctgtttctgttgtacctgtaattcaaagggtcagccttgtcacaatgtttcacgctgaatatccccgagaactacgttaagggtacacgtgtctgtggagtgctcagccacttgcacgttaatttcacgaccaggctgttccgttgatcggatcaactggaaccctcgacggagtgccaacaaacaaatccactcacaaagcgttggttggctcaaggctaaagtggaagatacttgcccaaggtgccacacagtgggactgaacccagaaccatgtggttgggaagcaagcatttctaccacacagctacacctgtgcctatacaacgttaacaagtaaaacataataattaacaagaaaaaccagttaaaaaatgaaacaaatggtaataTTTTATTATCAGAGCCTACCCCAGAGTAACGGAAGgggacaggaaaaaaaattaagaagggagagagagaaagagagaaggacagaCCCACCCCTTAGATGTGCCCCAAACCTGGTGGTTTTGACATCTGCTACCAATCGTCTTCACTgtcatcgtagtcatcatcattgttgttccgAATTGTCTTGGATGtctttttgatattaactttGGGTTTCAAAGGCCCGCCTATTACCGAAGGCATTTCTCCTTCGTAGTCGATCACCTTCGTCTGGCCCAGACGCCACTCCAGCGCCTCTGTCGGAAATTCGTCCGTGTTACCCAGCTCGGTGAAACCGCGGATGTGACAGACGGACTTGTTATCGACCACAACGTAGATGGTGGGCAAGATTTTGATTTTCAAGCGTTCCACAAGGAACGGGCATTTCTCGACGCTTAACTTTAGGAATCTGGCCTCCAAGTGTTGAGGAGCCAAAATCTTTAGGTGTTTGTCGACAATCTTACATCGGAACGTCGACTCGCGGTAAAAATGGCACACGATACGTTTGCTTTTCTTGCACTCGTCAAAGAACTCTCGTTCACCAGCAATCTCCGTGTATTCGCCATGGCCCTGCTCTAaccattctttttgttgttgttgcttttgtttcaacTCCATCATGCGCTGTCTGCGAAGGACCATGAAGTCGTCCTCGTCCATGTTGTCCAGTTTCTGTAACTGAGCGTCCACATGGGTTTCAATCATCTCCACGGCCTTCATCAGTTGATCCTgtgagaataaattttaaaaagacatgagaataatgattaatttaattaattaattcttaccaagttacaacaggtatacagtccattttttgttctatattgcattgttataccttcctaaacttttctttacaaacaatacacaatgcttcaagcgaactacaatactctcctataattaattcttgttttattggccacaagggctaatataaatcaaaaaacatgtaaggacaaagacagggcaaaggttacaaagggttttgtccaaAAAGAAAACGTTcatgtaaacaataataacagcaaaaaatataacaaataaaacccccaatagggggaggcgcttTGAAAGGTTACAcatggaaaaacccataaaagcctggtcagaaaataagaaaggggGTAGAGAACCCCTTCTCCTtttatattacctttttttttttttttttttctacaggtgtattctcagaattggtccgtttatactggccattcttccatcAGTCACCCACCTTGCAATAAATTTGcaatgagacagcacttccctctctactctcatcttccttttcaagtggaacttgaaaaagttgatgaggccttggccaaagaggaaagtgtctgactttagccctttcaaacgtgTCCACCATACCACCTCTTTCGCTGCAGCCACTTGacataggaaaattgccttgccctcccggttaaaggaggtcggcgggTCAATCTTCgctatggattcagctgatagccggatccgttctacacgtgacagtagctgtttgacataaacccacaggtcagcaatactcgggcactggacgagtgcatgcaaaACGGTTTTGTTGCTCTGAGTGCACCTCTAGCAGGCCCGCCTGACGGCACTTTCATGccggtagagtttatctcaaacagGCAACGCCCCTCAATACAACTGCTAGGCGAGGGACctttggaagttatccatgggCCCCAGCCCGAAAGTTCTTCCGAACAGACTGTTTAACTGATTATCTTTGACGCCTAGAGTTTCCCCAAGAACGTCGTTGCACTTTTCCTCCACTAaacctctatagaacgctagagtggaacTACTACCAATCGCATTGCCCGTCTGGCTGAGAGCAGTGAGAGCTTGGCGGCACTCGAGATGCCAagcactctttctctgtctacgTTTGATCCAAGATTGCAGCTCTGTTAAAGAGACAAGTGGCGGAAAATCGTGTCTGACGAAACGCGACCACACCTTGTTCACCGTCCAGGAAATGCTCGAGATGCCGTAGCCTgagtgcatgtctgcgcatcagcaACCACAGCATGCCAAGGTCTCCGTTCAGATCCTGCGAagactgactttgcttttcgtctttctggggttgataaattaactaccagtgaaacactggttcAATGTAATGAACAAGTCCCTTTCCCAAAAATTttcagggccttgtgcctagggtagaaatagttatttctttatcattagcacgccgggcgaaatgcttaggagtatttcatctgtctgtacgttctgagttcaaattctactttgcctttcagcctttcggagtcgataaattaagtaccagttatgcactggggttgatgtaatcgatttaatccctttgtttgtcccctctatgtttagccccttgtgggcaataaagaaataagaaatgttagcatgcccagtgaaatgcttagtggtatttcgtctgcctttacgttctgagttcaactctgcctctcagcctttcggggtcgataaataaagggCTGCCATGAGGGGGGAGGGGACGAGTTgattacactggtacttaatttNNNNNNNNNNNNNNNNNNNNNNNNNNNNNNNNNNNNNNNNNNNNNNNNNNNNNNNNNNNNNNNNNNNNNNNNNNNNNNNNNNNNNNNNNNNNNNNNNNNNNNNNNNNNNNNNNNNNNNNNNNNNNNNNNNNNNNNNNNNNNNNNNNNNNNNNNNNNNNNNNNNNNNNNNNNNNNNNNNNNNNNNNNNNNNNNNNNNNNNNNNNNNNNNNNNNNNNNNNNNNNNNNNNNNNNNNNNNNNNNNNNNNNNNNNNNNNNNNNNNNNNNNNNNNNNNNNNNNNNNNNNNNNNNNNNNNNNNNNNNNNNNNNNNNNNNNNNNNNNNNNNNNNNNNNNNNNNNNNNNNNNNNNNNNNNNNNNNNNNNNNNNNNNNNNNNNNNNNNNNNNNNNNNNNNNNNNNNNNNNNNNNNNNNNNNNNNNNNNNNNNNNNNNNNNNNNNNNNNNNNNNNNNNNNNNNNNNNNNNNNNNNNNNNNNNNNNNNNNNNNNNNNNNNNNNNNNNNNNNNNNNNNNNNNNNNNNNNNNNNNNNNNNNNNNNNNNNNNNNNNNNNNNNNNNNNNNNNNNNNNNNNNNNNNNNNNNNNNNNNNNNNNNNNNNNNNNNNNNNNNNNNNNNNNNNNNNNNNNNNNNNNNNNNNNNNNNNNNNNNNNNNNNNNNNNNNNNNNNNNNNNNNNNNNNNNNNNNNNNNNNNNNNNNNNNNNNNNNNNNNNNNNNNNNNNNNNNNNNNNNNNNNNNNNNNNNNNNNNNNNNNNNNNNNNNNNNNNNNNNNNNNNNNNNNNNNNNNNNNNNNNNNNNNNNNNNNNNNNNNNNNNNNNNNNNNNNNNNNNNNNNNNNNNNNNNNNNNNNNNNNNNNNNNNNNNNNNNNNNNNNNNNNNNNNNNNNNNNNNNNNNNNNNNNNNNNNNNNNNNNNNNNNNNNNNNNNNNNNNNNNNNNNNNNNNNNNNNNNNNNNNNNNNNNNNNNNNNNNNNNNNNNNNNNNNNNNNNNNNNNNNNNNNNNNNNNNNNNNNNNNNNNNNNNNNNNNNNNNNNNNNNNNNNNNNNNNNNNNNNNNNNNNNNNNNNNNNNNNNNNNNNNNNNNNNNNNNNNNNNNNNNNNNNNNNNNNNNNNNNNNNNNNNNNNNNNNNNNNNNNNNNNNNNNNNNNNNNNNNNNNNNNNNNNNNNNNNNNNNNNNNNNNNNNNNNNNNNNNNNNNNNNNNNNNNNNNNNNNNNNNNNNNNNNNNNNNNNNNNNNNNNNNNNNNNNNNNNNNNNNNNNNNNNNNNNNNNNNNNNNNNNNNNNNNNNNNNNNNNNNNNNNNNNNNNNNNNNNNNNNNNNNNNNNNNNNNNNNNNNNNNNNNNNNNNNNNNNNNNNNNNNNNNNNNNNNNNNNNNNNNNNNNNNNNNNNNNNNNNNNNNNNNNNNNNNNNNNNNNNNNNNNNNNNNNNNNNNNNNNNNNNNNNNNNNNNNNNNNNNNNNNNNNNNNNNNNNNtatatatatatatatatacacatacatacacagacacgaacacatcgtatatagtcatgtgtgtatatatatatatatgtatgtatagtcatgtgtgtgtatatatgagtcacgatgacattgtatatatatagcggAATTCTGGAttgtatagtcatatatatatatatgactatacaaTCCAGAATTCcgctatatacacacaatgtcatcgtgactatatatatatatatgagtgtgtgtgtgtatatacatagatacatatatacacatgactatACACGATGTCTtcgtgtctctgtatgtatgtgtgtgtgtgtatatatatatatatatacaaaccagaattccgctatatatatacaatgtcatcgtgactatatatatatatgagtgtgtatatacatacatacatacgtacatatatatatacatacacacacatatgatgattgAATTAAAGTCGAGATGGCCATGCTAGGAACTCCTTCAGTAACCCAACCGTCCGATCTGAATGAACCAATGGGTTAATTGAGGTTTAAATTAGCAACACCAACAATCATGACAAGACAAACTGAAATAGCAACAGAGAAAACACGATCGACagagataaaatagaaataaggcgACGATCGTTTATCGCCATCGCAACtcacgatttcaatttcacaaACCTTCAATGAAAGAACTcgagaaagagaaacaggaacAAAGACTATTCGCCTACAACCCTCTGTCTATCTAatactccctctctctatctaatcCTCCTTCAcaccccctttctctctatctaattctctgtctgtctaccttttctctctctctccctttgattTTTCATTCTATCACTCTTCCCCATACTCTCTTGCTCTTATCACTCttactttctccctcttcttctctctctctctgtgcttgtTTGGCTTTCACTCCTCCCCATCCCCTTCTTTTTAACCttactttctctctgtatgtctccGTATGCGTCTCTCACTCTTCCCCATAGTCTCCTCCTCAGTATTAACctactttccctctctcttttacctTTATTAACCCCTCTCTTTCGCTGTTTGTTTATTCccttactcactctctctttctctctcataactccttctttattacccataatttctctcactccctctctctctatgtctactTGTTCCCCTCTCACTCCACCCCAAATCCTGTTTTCAGTTTTAACCTGTTTCCCTCTGTCTGTCAGCGTCTTACCTTTATTTACCCCTCTCTCTTCGACGCTGTCTGTCCGCATAttcactctctttcacttctcCCCATACTTTCTTCCTTTGTATTACCCTgactttctcgctctctttcaccctctctctctgtgtttgcttctctgtctttcactagtccctctctctgttttcttcttATTTGTCCTCTTTTTCGTTATATCACTCCTCCCCGTCTTCCTATCACGCTTTCCCTCAGTCTCTTACTCCTCCCGAtaccctctttctctgtcttcttatTACTCtacctttcctttttctctcttccttctactctctctctccttttgctTGTCGGTCTATCACTCCTCCCTAAACACTCTTTATCCCTCTCcttatcactctttctctgtattaacctttctctctcactcttacttttcctctctgtcttcaCGTGTTCGTCTCCCACTCTTCCCCGTACTCGCTTCCTCTCTTTTACCCTcactttcctctttctctgtttttctgtccccgctctctctctcgtGCGCAAACCCTCTTTCTATTTCACCACTCTTTCATAACATTACTCCCCTcccattctatctctctccctttctctatatatctctcttccCGCCACTTTTAAATCTCTGTCTTTCTAATTCCCTTCTCCCCCTCACTTTGTATTCATAACACCCTTCTCTCACAACTGATTTTTCCCTAATACTCTCCCCCGCacctatctatctgcctttcATCTATCACTCCTCCCCAGTCTCCTCCTaccactctgtctctctcctacTCTTCCACTTACTTTCTTGCTCCGTTCTTCTTTCACCCTCCTACTCCGtctattcatctatttttctctctctcttcccgccACTCTCTTTGTCCGTCCTTTCTCTCATTTCTCCCCATCAATGgctttgtctgtctttctatcgtTTCTCCATGCCAACTTCTTTCACCGATTCTTCTATTTGTTCCATTGGTTTCGCTATGCCAATCCGCTACGTCACGTTGGTGACACAAACAAGACAACACTTGTCGAGCAAACAagctctaacacacacacacactcatatatatatatatatatgtatatatacatacatatatgtctatatatatatatatatatatactcttttacttgtttcagtcatttgactgtggccatgctggagcaccgcctttagtcgagcaaatcgaccccaggacttattcttttatcggtccctttcgccgaaccgctatttacggggacgtaaacacaccagcattggttgtcaagcaatttgggggtggagacaaacacacacacacacacacacacacacacacacacacacacacacacacccgcgtgtgtgtgtatgtatgtatgtatcagtcaaatcgtccaacccatgctagcatggaaagcggacgttaaacgatgatatatatatatatatcatctcgttcttttacttgtttcagccatttggctgtggccatgctagagcactgcctttagtcgaaaaaatcgccaccatgacttattttttggatgcctagtgcttattttatggGCCtttttttgtcaaaccgctaagtaacgggggcataaacacaccagcatcgggttGCTAAGcagtggggaggggacaaacacaaacacacatacacagagagagagagacaacaggcttctttcagtttccgtctaccaaatccactcacaaggctttgctcagcccgaggctatagtagaaggcacgtgcccaaggtgccacgcagtggcactgaacccagaaccacgtggctggtaagcaagctacctatcacacagccactcctgcaccatatatatatgtttacacatgatatatatacatgtgtgtgtgtgtatgtatgtatgcatgcatgtgtttgtgtgtatgtgtgtgtgtgatctaaaAGTCAATAAGTCAGGATaaagatgcactcatatatctgtcaatagagtgggtgtaTAATTTGAAGTGtagaatattatatatccattacagctgatcttaccaatcggttttgcacTAGGGGTACAATGCAGCGTCAgataacaatccgattatataaccctaTGCTCATCAGATGTAGCTGATATGATGGGCGTAGGGTTGTAATAACCGGATTGTTATCTAACACTCTGTTGTACACCAAGTGTGAAACTGGTTGGTAAGATTAGCCCTGATGTGAATATAATACTGCAcacttcggataatatatatgctagcatggaaggatGTTAGACGATGATGAGGTACCTGTGCTGGCACTATATGAAATCCACCCGGTAcgctatgtaaagtggttggcattagggacgGATTCAGCCATAGGCATCATGCCAAAGCTGATGACTggtggtttgccagctcctgtcaaactctccaacccatgccagcatggaaaacggacgttaaatgatgatgataaaagataaatctatatatatatatatacataatttcatatatttgtgtgtgaatacacacacacaaacatgtataactaataaaaatataattatatatgtgtttgtgtagatagatagatagataggtaggtaggtaggtagataagatagataggtagataagataggtaggtaggtagatagatagataggtagatagatataggaatgactgtgtggtaagaagcttgcttcccaccacaGGTTTcagggttaagtcccactgcgtgacaccttgggcaagtgtcttctcctatagccttaggctgacccaaagccttgtgagtggatttggtagacagaaactgaaagaagcccatcgtgtgtgtgtgtatcaccaccgcttgacagtcgGTGTTGCTATGTTTacgaccccataacttagcggtttggtaaaataaaacaccgatagaataaataccgggttttaaaaaaatttatttttttaaaaatttctggggTCGACGcattcgactgaaattcttcaaggcggtgccccagcatggccgcagtctactgactgaaacaagtaaaataataagagaatatatatattataaacagcaAAAATTAGTTTAATCTATTGCTAGACCTCAACAGGAGCACGTAATACTGGTTAATCACCAGATTAATTAAAGCTTAACGGAATACAGACATGCTTAGCTAGcgacattatacacacacacatatacacacacgcacgtatttattcatgcatgcgtctatatatatgtacgagcgTATGTATGCaactataaatgtgtgtttaaacgtatatacacactcatatgtacacacaatcacacacgtacacgtatctatttatgcacgtatatattatttataaatcatatatacattatataaatattatttatgtatttacgtgtgtgtgtgagtgtatatatatatatacatacacacacgtatgcgtacacatgcacacacacacacacacacatatatatatatatgtgtgtatatatatgtgtatatatatatatatatgtatatatatatgtatgtatatatatgtatatatatatgtatgtatatatatatgtatgtatatatatatgtatgtatatatgtatgtatatatatatatatatgtgtgtgtatgNNNNNNNNNNNNNNNNNNNNNNNNNNNNNNNNNNNNNNNNNNNNNNNNNNNNNNNNNNNNNNNNNNNNNNNNNNNNNNNNNNNNNNNNNNNNNNNNNNNNNNNNNNNNNNNNNNNNNNNNNNNNNNNNNNNNNNNNNNNNNNNNNNNNNNNNNNNNNNNNNNNNNNNNNNNNNNNNNNNNNNNNNNNNNNNNNNNNNNNNNNNNNNNNNNNNNNNNNNNNNNNNNNNNNNNNNNNNNNNNNNNNNNNNNNNNNNNNNNNNNNNNNNNNNNNNNNNNNNNNNNNNNNNNNNNNNNNNNNNNNNNNNNNNNNNNNNNNNNNNNNNNNNNNNNNNNNNNNNNNNNNNNNNNNNNNNNNNNNNNNNNNNNNNNNNNNNNNNNNNNNNNNNNNNNNNNNNNNNNNNNNNNNNNNNNNNNNNNNNNNNNNNNNNNNNNNNNNNNNNNNNNNNNNNNNNNNNNNNNNNNNNNNNNNNNNNNNNNNNNNNNNNNNNNNNNNNNNNNNNNNNNNNNNNNNNNNNNNNNNNNNNNNNNNNNNNNNNNNNNNNNNNNNNNNNNNNNNNNNNNNNNNNNNNNNNNNNNNNNNNNNNNNNNNNNNNNNNNNNNNNNNNNNNNNNNNNNNNNNNAACGCGTTTTCCTCGGCTTCGATGTACCGCGGAATGTGAAAAGCACTTGCCCCGATTTCAGGTTGATTCGATTGCT
It encodes:
- the LOC106879074 gene encoding thioredoxin domain-containing protein 9, translated to MKAVEMIETHVDAQLQKLDNMDEDDFMVLRRQRMMELKQKQQQQKEWLEQGHGEYTEIAGEREFFDECKKSKRIVCHFYRESTFRCKIVDKHLKILAPQHLEARFLKLSVEKCPFLVERLKIKILPTIYVVVDNKSVCHIRGFTELGNTDEFPTEALEWRLGQTKVIDYEGEMPSVIGGPLKPKVNIKKTSKTIRNNNDDDYDDSEDDW